The following DNA comes from Cytophagia bacterium CHB2.
TATTCACCATGACCAAAGCCATCTGGAACGGAGTTGTCTTAGCCGACAGTGACAAAACCGTTGTGGTGGAAGGCAACCACTACTTTCCGCCCGAATCAATTAATCGGCACTATTTTCAAGCCAGTGA
Coding sequences within:
- a CDS encoding DUF427 domain-containing protein, yielding MTKAIWNGVVLADSDKTVVVEGNHYFPPESINRHYFQASETHTVCPWKGVASYYDVAVEGQVNRNAAWYYPDPKPA